A genomic segment from Drosophila willistoni isolate 14030-0811.24 chromosome 2L unlocalized genomic scaffold, UCI_dwil_1.1 Seg168, whole genome shotgun sequence encodes:
- the LOC6640836 gene encoding ADP-ribosylation factor-like protein 6 isoform X1, which produces MGMLHNLTDLIKIKKDKMTILVLGLNNSGKSTIINHFKKSNDQNAIMVPTVGFMIEQFYSMGVNIKAIDMSGATRYRNLWEHQFKNCQGIIYVIDSSDRMRFGKFSASPILSKVSLLLFAVVIKDELDLVLQHPDLSRSVPILFYGNKSDLEDSLSSVKIAAALSLENIKEKPWHICSSNAISGEGLGEGVQWLVQQIRFAMLSHKSGHKVKSKHIK; this is translated from the exons ATGGGAATGTTGCACAATTTAACCGACttgatcaaaatcaaaaaggataAGATGACAATATTGGTACTGGGCCTAAATAATAGCGGCAAATCGACCATAATCAATCATTTCAAGAAATCCAATGACCAAAATGCCATAATGGTGCCCACAGTGGGATTCATGATTGAACAATTCTACA GTATGGGCGTCAATATAAAGGCCATTGATATGTCGGGAGCAACGCGTTATCGTAATCTATGGGAGCATCAGTTTAAGAACTGTCAAGGGATTATCTATGTAATTGATTCCAGTGACCGCATGAGATTTGGTAAGTTTTCTGCTTCACCCATTCTCAGCAAAGTTTCACTCCTCCTGTTTGCAGTTGTTATCAAGGATGAATTGGATCTTGTGCTACAGCATCCAGATTTATCACGATCTGTACCCATTCTATTCTATGGCAATAAATCCGATTTGGAGGATTCACTTTCCAGTGTTAAAATAGCAGCAG CTCTCAGTTTGGAGAACATTAAGGAGAAACCATGGCACATTTGCTCAAGTAATGCCATCTCTGGTGAAGGTCTAGGCGAGGGTGTCCAATGGTTGGTTCAGCAGATACGTTTTGCCATGTTAAGCCATAAATCGGGACACAAAGTCAAATCCAAGCACATCAAatga
- the LOC6640941 gene encoding 60S ribosomal protein L11 — MAAVAKKEPKIKRDPAKNPMRDLHIRKLCLNICVGESGDRLTRAAKVLEQLTGQQPVFSKARYTVRSFGIRRNEKIAVHCTVRGAKAEEILERGLKVREYELRRENFSATGNFGFGIQEHIDLGIKYDPSIGIYGLDFYVVLGRPGYNVLHRKRKAGTVGFQHRLTKEDAMKWFQQKYDGIILNTKK, encoded by the exons ATGGCG GCCGTTGCTAAGAAGGAACCCAAAATCAAGCGCGACCCGGCGAAGAACCCAATGCGGGATTTGCACATCAGAAAGCTGTGCTTAAACATCTGTGTTGGTGAATCCGGTGATAGGCTGACCCGTGCCGCTAAG GTGTTGGAGCAGCTGACAGGTCAACAGCCTGTGTTCTCCAAGGCCCGCTACACAGTGCGTTCATTCGGTATCCGTCGTAATGAAAAGATTGCTGTCCACTGCACTGTTCGTGGTGCCAAAGCCGAGGAGATCTTGGAGCGCGGTCTGAAAGTGCGCGAATATGAGTTGAGACGCGAGAACTTCTCCGCCACTGGCAACTTCGGTTTCGGCATTCAGGAACACATCGATTTGGGAATCAAATACGATCCCTCCATCGGTATCTATGGTTTGGACTTCTACGTCGTCTTGGGACGTCCAG gcTACAATGTGTTGCACAGGAAACGCAAGGCCGGCACTGTTGGTTTCCAGCACCGTCTGACAAAGGAGGATGCCATgaaatggttccagcagaaaTACGATGGTATCATTCTGAACACCAAGAAGTAA
- the LOC6640836 gene encoding ADP-ribosylation factor-like protein 6 isoform X2 → MGMLHNLTDLIKIKKDKMTILVLGLNNSGKSTIINHFKKSNDQNAIMVPTVGFMIEQFYSMGVNIKAIDMSGATRYRNLWEHQFKNCQGIIYVIDSSDRMRFVVIKDELDLVLQHPDLSRSVPILFYGNKSDLEDSLSSVKIAAALSLENIKEKPWHICSSNAISGEGLGEGVQWLVQQIRFAMLSHKSGHKVKSKHIK, encoded by the exons ATGGGAATGTTGCACAATTTAACCGACttgatcaaaatcaaaaaggataAGATGACAATATTGGTACTGGGCCTAAATAATAGCGGCAAATCGACCATAATCAATCATTTCAAGAAATCCAATGACCAAAATGCCATAATGGTGCCCACAGTGGGATTCATGATTGAACAATTCTACA GTATGGGCGTCAATATAAAGGCCATTGATATGTCGGGAGCAACGCGTTATCGTAATCTATGGGAGCATCAGTTTAAGAACTGTCAAGGGATTATCTATGTAATTGATTCCAGTGACCGCATGAGATTTG TTGTTATCAAGGATGAATTGGATCTTGTGCTACAGCATCCAGATTTATCACGATCTGTACCCATTCTATTCTATGGCAATAAATCCGATTTGGAGGATTCACTTTCCAGTGTTAAAATAGCAGCAG CTCTCAGTTTGGAGAACATTAAGGAGAAACCATGGCACATTTGCTCAAGTAATGCCATCTCTGGTGAAGGTCTAGGCGAGGGTGTCCAATGGTTGGTTCAGCAGATACGTTTTGCCATGTTAAGCCATAAATCGGGACACAAAGTCAAATCCAAGCACATCAAatga
- the LOC6640940 gene encoding transcription elongation factor SPT5, producing the protein MSDSEVSNISDSGSEDGSISNKSQRSTRSKSGFRSRSRSRSMTRSRSSRSRTRSQSAHSGSGSDSPQARGRSRRKSEESEDEEEPPGEDIDSEEYEEEENEDDHPRKKKKKERFGGFIIDEAEVDDEVDEDDEWEEGANEIGIVGNEIDELGPTARDIEIRRRGTNLWDTQKEDEIEEYLRKKYADETIAKRHFGDGGEEMSDEITQQTLLPGIKDPNLWMIKCRIGEEKATALLLMRKFLTYLNTDDPLQIKSIVAPEGVKGYIYLESYKQTHVKTAIDNVGNLRMGKWKQEMVPIKEMTDVLKVVKEQVGLKQKQWVRLKRGLYKDDIAQVDYVDLAQNQVHLKLLPRIDYTRMRGALRTTATESDDAKRKKKRRPAAKPFDPEAVRAIGGEVHSDGDFLLFEGNRYSRKGFLYKNFTMSAILSDGVKPTLAELERFEESPEEVNLEIMGTMKDDPTSVHSFSMGDNVEVCVGDLENLQAKIVAIDGTMITVMPKHQDLKDPLIFKASELRKYFKTGDHARVLAGRYEGETGLIIRVEPSRVVLVSDLTNHELEVLPRDLQLCSDVATGVDCLGQFQWGDLVQLDSQNVGVIVRLERENFHVLGMNGKCIECKPTALHKRRENRNTVALDADQNQIRRRDIVKVMEGPHAGRSGEIKHLYRSLAFLHCRMYTENGGIFVCKTRHLQLAGGSKTNVNNAGNLGGLGFMSPRIQSPMHPSGGRGGRGGARGGRGGFRVTRDREILGKTIKISGGPYKGAVGIVKDATESTARVELHTSCQTISVDRNHIAIVGVPGKEGSVSTYGRTPARTPGYGAQTPSYTAGGSKTPLVGSQTPNWDSDTRTPYGTMTPSHDGSMTPRHGAWDPTANTTPARNADFDYSLEEPSPSPGYNPSTPGYQMTSQFAPQTPGTLYGSDRSYSPFNPSPSPAPSPFPVGYMNTPSPSTYSPNTPGGIPQSPYNPQTPGASLDSSMGDWCTTDIEVRIHTHDDTDLVGQTGVIRTVSNGVCSVFLRQEDRSVSIVSEHLAPVPPNSGDEFKVIYGEDRESVGKVLSKQEGDVLVCKVNDEVKMIPINHLCKMKSID; encoded by the exons ATGTCTGACTCTGAAGTTAGCAACATTTCGGATAGTGGCTCTGAAGATGGATCTATATCCAATAAGTCACAGCGGAGCACTCGGTCCAAGTCTGGATTTCGGTCGAGATCTCGCTCCAGATCTATGACCAGGTCTAGGTCTTCCCGATCGCGAACCCGGTCCCAGTCGGCCCATTCTGGATCTGGATCCGATTCACCGCAGGCACGTGGACGTAGCAGACGCAAAAGCGAAGAATCTGAAGATGAGGAAGAACCGCCAGGCGAGGATATCGACTCTGAAGAGTACGAAGAGGAAGAGAATGAAGATGACCATccaagaaagaagaaaaagaaggaaCGTTTTGGTGGTTTTATTATAGACGAAGCCGAAGTGGATGACGAG GTCGATGAAGATGATGAATGGGAAGAGGGAGCCAATGAAATTGGTATTGTTGGAAATGAGATCGACGAATTGGGCCCCACAGCTAGGGATATAGAAATAAGACGACGTGGTACCAACCTCTGGGA CACCCAAAAAGAAGATGAAATAGAGGAGTATCTGCGTAAAAAATATGCTGACGAAACCATAGCAAAGCGCCACTTTGGCGACGGTGGAGAAGAGATGTCGGATGAGATCACACAACAAACTCTTTTGCCGGGAATCAA GGATCCAAATTTATGGATGATTAAATGCCGCATTGGAGAGGAAAAAGCCACTGCTTTGTTGTTAATGAGAAAATTCTTGACTTATCTAAATACCGATGATCCATTGCAAATTAAATCGATTGTTGCGCCCGAAGGAGTTAAAGGCTACATCTATTTGGAGTCGTACAAACAGACCCACGTCAAGACGGCCATTGACAATGTTGGTAATCTGCGTATGGGCAAATGGAAACAGGAAATGGTGCCAATTAAGGAAATGACGGATGTCCTAAAGGTTGTCAAGGAACAAGTTGGCCTTAAGCAAAAGCAATGGGTCCGTCTAAAGCGTGGTCTCTACAAAGACGATATTGCTCAGGTGGACTACGTTGATTTGGCACAAAATCAAGTGCATCTAAAACTATTGCCACGCATAGATTATACGCGTATGCGTGGAGCATTAAGGACTACTGCTACG gaATCTGATGATGCGAAGCGCAAGAAAAAACGACGTCCAGCCGCAAAACCTTTTGATCCAGAAGCAGTCAG AGCCATTGGCGGTGAAGTTCATTCGGATGGTGACTTCTTGTTGTTTGAGGGAAATCGTTATTCCCGTAAGGGATTCCTTTACAAGAATTTTACCATGTCGGCCATTTTATCGGATGGTGTTAAGCCTACATTGGCTGAACTGGAGAGATTTGAAGAATCGCCAGAGG AGGTTAATCTGGAGATAATGGGCACCATGAAAGATGATCCAACTTCTGTTCATTCATTCTCCATGGGTGACAATGTTGAAGTCTGTGTGGGTGATTTGGAGAACTTGCAAGCAAAGATTGTTGCCATCGATGGGACTATGATTACGGTTATGCCTAAGCATCAAGATCTGAAA GATCCTTTAATTTTTAAAGCCAGCGAATtgagaaaatatttcaaaactgGTGATCATGCCAGAGTTTTGGCTGGACGCTATGAAGGCGAAACTGGTCTTATCATACGCGTGGAACCATCACGTGTGGTCCTTGTCTCTGACTTGACAAACCACGAACTCGAAGTTTTACCTCGAGACTTGCAGCTCTGTTCGGATGTGGCCACAGGTGTGGACTGTCTTGGTCAGTTCCAATGGGGCGATTTGGTACAACTTGA TTCCCAAAATGTGGGCGTCATAGTGCGTTTGGAGAGAGAGAACTTCCATGTCTTGGGCATGAATGGCAAATGTATTGAATGTAAGCCAACTGCTTTGCATAAGAGGCGAGAGAATCGTAATACTGTGGCATTGGATGCCGATCAGAATCAGATACGTCGACGGGATATTGTCAAAGTTATGGAGGGACCGCATGCAGGACGTTCTGGAGAAATCAAACATCTGTATCGCAGTTTGGCATTTTTGCATTGCCGGATGTACACAGAGAACGGTGGCATTTTCGTGTGCAAGACACGTCATCTTCAGCTTGCCGGCGGCAGCAAGACTAATGTGAACAATGCTGGTAATTTGGGTGGCTTGGGTTTCATGTCGCCACGCATACAATCGCCCATGCATCCATCTGGTGGACGGGGTGGACGTGGTGGTGCACGTGGCGGAAGGGGAGGCTTCCGTGTGACTCGAGATCGTGAGATTTTAGGAAAAACTATAAAGATCAGTGGCGGACCATATAAAG GTGCGGTGGGTATTGTCAAGGACGCTACGGAGAGCACAGCTCGCGTTGAATTGCATACATCGTGTCAGACGATTTCTGTGGACCGCAACCACATTGCCATTGTGGGTGTGCCTGGCAAGGAGGGCAGTGTATCCACATATGGACGTACTCCAGCACGTACTCCGGGCTATGGAGCACAAACTCCAAGCTACACCGCTGGTGGCTCCAAAACTCCATTGGTTGGCAGTCAGACACCAAATTGGGATTCGGATACTCGGACTCCTTATGGTACAATGACTCCGTCGCACGATGGCAGCATGACGCCACGTCATGGTGCTTGGGATCCAACGGCAAATACAACGCCAGCTCGAAATGCCGATTTCGATTATTCATTGGAAGAGCCCAGTCCAAGTCCTGGTTACAATCCAA GCACTCCTGGCTATCAGATGACATCTCAGTTCGCTCCGCAAACGCCTGGCACCCTATATGGGTCAGATAGAAGCTATAGTCCCTTCAATCCAAGTCCCAGTCCAGCTCCTTCTCCGTTCCCAGTAGGATATATGAATACGCCATCGCCATCAACCTATTCGCCGAATACACCAGGAGGCATACCACAATCGCCATACAATCCCCAGACACCTGGAGCCAGTTTGGACTCCTCCATGGGCGATTGGTGTACCACTGATATTGAAGTTCGGATTCATACACACGACGATACCGATCTTGTCGGACAGACTGGCGTTATCCGCACAGTCTCAAATGGCGTGTGCTCTGTATTTCTACGACAGGAAGATCGCAGTGTGTCCATTGTTAGTGAACATTTGGCACCAGTGCCACCTAATAGCGGAGACGAATTCAAGGTCATCTACGGCGAAGATAGAGAGTCTGTTGGCAAAGTTCTATCCAAGCAGGAAGGGGACGTCCTTGTCTGCAAGGTTAATGATGAAGTGAAGATGATTCCAATTAATCATTTGTGCAAGATGAAATCAATTGATTAA